The Marinitoga sp. 1197 genome contains the following window.
ATTGAATGGGACGCAGAAGATAAAGATGTAAATGATATCTTAAATTATACACTGAAATTATTTAAAGAAAATACTATTATCAAAACAGTTCAAACGTCAAATAATAATTATAATTTTACATTAGATGCAGATTCTAATTATAAAATAAAGATTCAAGTTTCTGATGATAAATTATCATATAGCTCAACAGAAATAATTTTTTCAACCACTAAAAACCCTGTTATATATAATGACTCATTAAGGACTGACCAACAAACTCATGCAAAAAATGGGGATAAGATTTATTGGAATGCATATGATCCAGATGGTGATGAATTAACATATGAAGTATATATTGGTGAATCTTTAAATTCTATGGATCTAATTGAAACAACAACAGAAAAAGAATATGAACTAAGTAATCTCAAAAATAATACCACGTATTATTGGAAAATAGTAGCATATGATAATAAAGGAGGTAAAGCTGAATCTGAGGTTAAACAATTTAAATCAAATGCGTATCCCACATTTGATAATGATAAATTTTATCCATTAAATAATTCTATGGGTGTAGAAAAAAACGTTACTTTAAGCTGGCTAGCAAGCGATAAAGATAACGATACATTAAAATACGATATTTACACTGGAAATAGTCCGGAGAATTTAAATAGGATAATATCAGATTACACATACAACAGTTATAATATAAAGGGACTTGAAAATGGGAAAATTTATTATTGGAAAGTCATTGCAAAAGATTCTTATGGTGGAATAGCAGAATCTAATATAATGAATTTTAAGGTTAATACAAAACCGGAAAAACCCAATATAGAATATACTATATATAATGGACTTGAAGCTTTAATAAGCTGGTATTCTGTTGATCCTGAAGGTCAAAATGTTACTTTTGATTTATTGAAATCTAATGATGATAGTAATTATAGTACTGTAGTATATAACACAACTGAAAAAGAATATTTTTCATCAAGACTTATTCCGAATAATACATATTATTGGAAGGTTAGAGCAATAGATGAAAAAGAAGATTATAGCGAATCAACAATTACATTTAAAACATCAAGTATAGACACAAATATTTTTACAATTGAAAAAGGGGCCAATTCAACTTTAGATGAAATTATAGATGTAAAGGAATTAGGTACAGGAGATTTTACTTTTATTCAGAAAGAAGATAATACATATTATTTATCAAAAATGGATAAAGACGGAACAGAAACAACAAAAGATTCATCTGTAACAATAGATTTCACTCCATACTTTATGGACACTTCTTCGAATATAACATTGTTGGGTATAAATTCTGGAAAAATAGAATTCAGAGAATATGATAATAATTTGAATTCATTAAATTCCACTCCAACAAATGTTGCAGGAGATATTATAAATGATTATATAAAATTATCTGACAATTCTTATATTATTGTTGGGAGCAGTTCTACAGGTGATTTCATAGAAAAGATTGACCCATCAAATGGTTCTACACTGTTGAATACATTAATTTATAGTAAAGCTAAATTAAATTCCGTTATAAATATAATAGATGAAGATGGAAAAGAAAAATATATACTTTCTGGTAGCAAAAATGGATCGGGATATTTAATAAAGCTGGATGAGAATTTCAATGTAGAATCAGAGAAATTGTTATCGGATATAGATGCTATTTATGATATAAACGATAGTGGAAATGATATAGTACTTGCCGGATTTACAACTAATGATTTAGTTGTAAAAACATACAGTTATAGATTAAATGAAATATTCTCGCCAATATATGAAAATGATTTTATCAATACATTTGTAAAAATATTAAAAACAGAAGATGGATATTTAATAGTATTAAATAGCAATAATGGAAATATTGAAATACTAAGAGCAGATTTCAGTTTAAATGTTACAAAAAAACATATCTATGGAAAAGGTAATGACATTGCAAATGGTATAATAAAAACATCAGATGGTGGATATATAATATTTGGCCAAACAAAATCATTTAATGACAGAGAATATGGTAATTCATATATTATAAAAACAGATTCCAATTTATTAGGTTGGAGTACACCGGAATAGGGGGATAATATGGCAAAAAAAATTTTAATTTTATTATCCGTATTATTTATGTCTATTTTTGCTTTTGGAAAATTACATAATATATATATTGGTTATAATTATGATTTTCTATATTATAACCAATCTTTTAAAAGTATAAACGGACATTATTTATATATAGGATATAATTCTGGTAATATACCTTTGAAAATTCAGCTCGGCACTCAGAATAACTTACAATTTAGCGGTTTAATATCAACATTTGCAAAATTAGGAAAATTTTCTTTAGAACCATATTTGAAGTATAATAATGATTTTTCTATAGGGATAATGATAAATTATTCTAATTTTTATTTTAATTACACTCTTAATAAGAATAATAATCAGATTTTTGGTGTGGGGTTAAACATACCAGTTATAAAATTTGGAAAGGATATTGTTTCATATATAGAAAGTCCTGATTATATATATAATATTGCAGGAGAAAAAGTAAATATAAGATTAACAGCAAAAACTCAAAATGATGTGGCAGAAAATGTAGATATATTTTATTCTATAAATAATAAAGATATCGTATATATTGGAAAAACGAATCAATTTGGTGAAATATATTTAAAATTACCGAAAATTCATGAATCGGGAAAATATAAAATTAATATCTATGCAGGCAATAAAGCGAAAAAAATGAAGACAATTATATTGAAAGTTCAACCAGCAAAGGTAACCAATATATCTTTTGATTTTGATAAAAAAAGCATTTTTACAGATAATCAGAATATTCTACATATAAGAAATATTAAAGTATATGACAAATTTTCAAATGAGATAAAAAATTATGAAATAAAATTTATAAAATTTAAGGTTTTAGGAGATTCTAAGGAAGTAAAATATTCATATTTGGATAATACGGTAATATTAGAACCTTTTGGCGAAAGTGGATCTTATGATTTATATTATGAGGTAAATGTTAATGGGAAGTATATTAATGGAATAAAAAAAATAGTGGTAAAAAACAATCCTAAAAATATCAGTGATATAAAAATAGATATTGAATATCTTGGAAGAGAAAAAAGTTCGGGACTATTTAAAATAAAAATACCAGAAATATATTTTTTGAATTCGGAAAAGGAGTATATTAATAGCTTTTTTGTCTATTATAATAATAAAAAAGTGGATATAAAAAATAATATATTTAAAGTACCATTAAATGAAAATTTTCCTCAAAATATAATATTTAAAGTAGATATAAACTATTATAATTATAGCAAAACAATAAAAAAGGTTTTAACTATAACCAATTAAAACTTTTTGTAAATATTTTTCGTCTAAAAGGTTGAAAATGTTACTTAATTATGTTATAATGAATATCGCCTGGGGACGAAACGGTTTCGACGGGGGTAGAGTAAGTCGGAAAGCGAGCCGTGGAAGACTGTTACCACGTAAAATAATCGGTCAAAAAAGAGAATTGCCGAAGAAAATTACGCTTTAGCTGCTTAATATAAAATAGCAGCCGTCCTTTCAGCTGTTCTGGGTCAAATAGCTGAATAGGGCGTCATAAACAATGACCCTTACCCAAAAATCTTTCTCCTGGATTTTTGGGGAAATTTTAGGGAGATAGCTTAATCTTATCCTGCCTGTGGGAGAAGATTAAGTAAAAATCAAAACACAGGCTGCGCTCGGAGAAGTCCGGCTTACTCTGCTTTCGGACGCGGGTTCGACTCCCGCCGTCTCCACCAACATATATGAGCGATGGCTTTCTAAGCCTGAAGCTCCGAGGAGCTCATAAAGGGCTCCTCTTTTTTTATTTTTACACAGTTTATATTATACTACCACAAAATCCCCGTTTTCGGGGATTTTGTATTATATCTTTTCAATTATATAATCATCAATATTTCTTTTTTCTGAATTGATATTTATTCCTATTATATATATTTCTTTTCCTCTGTATTTTTCATAATATTTCTTTTCTTTTATTTGTTTTATTGCATCAATTGCACTTTTATCCACATTTGTTTTTTCTCAGTATTATTATAGCATAAATGTATCCTACTCAGAAGACAGGTTATATTATTAAATTGATTTTAAATATTTTAATATAATATTTTTGGCAATGTTGTTATCAGAGAAAAATTCTGAAATAGGTATATAATTATAACTTTTGCTCGGGTTTTTTAGATAATTTTCAATAGCTTCAAGATATTTTTTTGCTGTTATTTTCCATGTATAATTGGTAAGAACTCTTTTCTTACCTAATTCAGAATATTTATCAAAATTTTTTAATCCTTCAATTAATCCGTTTATAATATTTTTAATATCCATCGGATCTATTAAAACACCGTAATTGCCATTATCAAATGCTTCTGATGGACCACCATTTTTTGTTGCTACAATTGATAATCCTACAGCCGCTGCTTCAATTGGTGCCAGACCAAAGGGTTCATAGAAAGCTGGTAATACAAATACAGATTTTCTTTTTACAAAATATCTATAGGCACTTGCTAGTTCTTCCTGGCCTGGAACATCAAATAATGATACTTTTCCATATAAATTATATTTCTCTATAATATTTTTTATTTCTTTGATAATTTTCTGTTCTTTTTTTGAAAGTTTATCAATATCCTCAAAGCCATTTTTTAATCCTCTAACAAAAATAACCAAATTGGCTATTTTCTGTAAATGTGTGGATTGAGAATAAGCCTTAACCACACCAATATGATTTTTCTTTTCGTCAATTCTACTTGAAAGTACTATATATTGTTTATTGAGATTATCCAGATCTCTTAATAAATATTGTTCTATTTTTCCCCAGAATATATTATCAATATATTTTTTATTTTGAGAAAATATTTTTGTATTTACTCCAGGAGGGATAATTTTAAATTTGGAATTATCATTTATATCTATAGCCCCTTCATATAATTGATGTCCATATTGTTCAAATCTTTCCAGATTTGTACTTACAATATTAAATGCAGATCTATTCATGGAAATTCTTTCAGCAATTATTCTTGCTGAAAAATTATATTCTTTATCATAGGCATCAAAATTATTTATATTAACCCCTAATTTATCAAGTTTTTGAGCTCCTAATGAATGAGCAGTAAACGAAAAAGGTATATGTGTAATATTTTCAAAAATTGCACCACTTATACCACCATCACCATAATGTGTGGTAACAAAATCTGGTAATTCACCAAGTTTTTTGTAATATTCAAAAATATTTTCCGAAAAAGTTTGCAAATATGGCCATAAAAGTTCTTTCCTTAAAAATTTTTTTTCTCCAAAAGGTATTCTAATAATTTTCAAATTTTCAAAACCATCATAATGATCAAAATCATCTTTGAATTCTGACCAATTATCATCTTCAATTTTTCGTGTAAATATGTCAATATTAACTCCTAATTTCGAGAGTTCCATGGCCACTTCACGTACATAAATTAATTGTCCTCCAAAATCTGGGTGTTGAGTTAGTCTCGAATTTTTTTTATCAAAATTTCCTTGTGGATTAAAAAAAGCTATTCTCATTTTTTCACCTCATCCTTATTTTAAGTTTATATGGTGTCCAATTAGTAAAGTAAGCGAAAACTCGAAAATTGCCTGAAAAAATAGCATATGAAGCCGGTCAATTTTGCATGGATGCAAAATACCGAACATGGATGTGAGTCTGATACGACCGGCGAAAATATGCTATTTTTGAAGATTAGCAATTAAGGTTTGAGCAACTTTACTTTTTGGACACCCTTTAAGTTTAGTTATTCTATTTATTTTTAAAAAATTTTAAAGCATCAGAAATATCATTTAATCTTTGATTTTTATTTGCTGGATATCCATAAAATCCATATTGATTACATAAATTTATAAAATCCATAATCTTTTCTTTATTAATATTTTTTGGATTATATATGTAATCTGTTACTAAAACAGGTTTTCCTGAATTTTTGATTTTTAATATATATTTTAAACGATGATCTATATATTTTTCTTTGTTTTTTTTCAGCTTTGTATAAAATAAACTCTCAATTCCAATACCCGATATAACGTTTAAATATCGTCCATTATCATACTCTATAATTTCTTCGCCATTTTGAGGTATTATAAGAAAGTCAGGATTTTTTTTTCTGGCATAGTCAGCAATTTCAACTATAAAATCTATCATTCTGTTAGCAGTTATTTTTATGTTATAGCCATTATTAGCCCAGTATACATA
Protein-coding sequences here:
- a CDS encoding glycosyltransferase; the encoded protein is MRIAFFNPQGNFDKKNSRLTQHPDFGGQLIYVREVAMELSKLGVNIDIFTRKIEDDNWSEFKDDFDHYDGFENLKIIRIPFGEKKFLRKELLWPYLQTFSENIFEYYKKLGELPDFVTTHYGDGGISGAIFENITHIPFSFTAHSLGAQKLDKLGVNINNFDAYDKEYNFSARIIAERISMNRSAFNIVSTNLERFEQYGHQLYEGAIDINDNSKFKIIPPGVNTKIFSQNKKYIDNIFWGKIEQYLLRDLDNLNKQYIVLSSRIDEKKNHIGVVKAYSQSTHLQKIANLVIFVRGLKNGFEDIDKLSKKEQKIIKEIKNIIEKYNLYGKVSLFDVPGQEELASAYRYFVKRKSVFVLPAFYEPFGLAPIEAAAVGLSIVATKNGGPSEAFDNGNYGVLIDPMDIKNIINGLIEGLKNFDKYSELGKKRVLTNYTWKITAKKYLEAIENYLKNPSKSYNYIPISEFFSDNNIAKNIILKYLKSI